From one Phocaeicola salanitronis DSM 18170 genomic stretch:
- a CDS encoding vWA domain-containing protein, whose translation MFRFGEPIYLYLLIVLPVLVILYLYSNYRRRKKIRQYGSPELLMHLMPDVSKYRPDVKFWLVFSALAMVIFMLARPQFGSKMETVKRQGVETVVALDISNSMLAEDVTPSRLEKSKKLISRLVETFNNDKVAMIVFAGEAFTQLPITSDYISAKMFLETITPSLISTQGTDIRGAIDLAMKSFTPNEGVGRAIVLITDGENHEGGAVEAAQEAAKKGVRVFVLGVGSPDGSPIPTGNGSEFRRDKDGNVIVTKLNEQMCQEIAKAGNGMYVRVDNTNNAERALNAEINKLAKADVETQIFTEFDEQFHVLAWIALILLAVDLMILERRNPLFKNVKLFKQD comes from the coding sequence ATGTTTCGATTTGGAGAACCGATTTATTTATATTTACTCATTGTGTTGCCGGTATTGGTGATTTTGTATTTATATTCCAATTACCGGAGACGCAAGAAGATTCGCCAATATGGCAGTCCGGAATTATTAATGCATTTGATGCCGGATGTATCAAAATATCGTCCTGATGTGAAGTTTTGGCTGGTTTTTTCAGCTTTAGCCATGGTTATTTTTATGTTAGCGCGTCCACAGTTTGGTTCAAAGATGGAAACGGTTAAACGTCAGGGAGTTGAAACTGTAGTTGCACTTGACATCTCCAATTCAATGTTGGCAGAAGACGTAACTCCAAGCCGATTGGAGAAATCGAAGAAATTGATTTCACGCCTTGTTGAAACATTTAATAATGACAAAGTTGCCATGATTGTATTTGCTGGTGAAGCGTTTACCCAACTTCCCATAACCAGTGATTATATTTCTGCTAAAATGTTTCTTGAAACAATAACTCCTTCTCTTATTTCTACACAAGGTACAGATATTCGGGGGGCAATTGATTTGGCAATGAAAAGCTTTACTCCAAACGAGGGGGTAGGGCGTGCTATTGTATTGATAACTGATGGCGAAAATCATGAAGGAGGAGCCGTTGAAGCCGCACAGGAAGCAGCAAAGAAAGGCGTGCGTGTCTTTGTGTTAGGGGTAGGTTCTCCTGACGGTTCACCGATTCCTACAGGCAACGGAAGCGAGTTTCGCAGGGATAAAGACGGCAATGTCATTGTTACGAAACTCAACGAACAGATGTGTCAAGAGATTGCGAAAGCAGGGAATGGCATGTATGTACGGGTAGACAATACGAATAATGCTGAACGTGCGTTGAATGCGGAAATCAACAAACTGGCAAAGGCTGATGTCGAAACACAGATATTTACAGAATTTGATGAACAGTTTCATGTGTTGGCGTGGATTGCATTGATTTTGTTAGCCGTTGATTTAATGATATTGGAACGGAGAAATCCGCTTTTCAAGAATGTGAAACTATTTAAACAGGACTAA
- a CDS encoding tetratricopeptide repeat protein, with product MKKFYILLAVFLLSAVQLVSAATKAEADQAYQENKFADAIAAYETILGTEGESADIYYNLGNCYYKTKNIAKAVLNYERALLLNPGDADIRFNLELARSKTVDQITPASEVFIVAWMKNITNLMSEKEWGVTALVSFLLLLLGLALYIFGNRIVLKKVGFVGAIVFLIMCVSANLFARGQKNKIVNRTGAIVMSPTITVKSTPNESGTDLFVLHEGTKIYIQDNSMKGWKEIRLEDGKEGWLPASAIEVI from the coding sequence ATGAAAAAGTTTTATATTCTGTTGGCTGTGTTCTTGTTAAGTGCAGTGCAATTAGTTTCTGCAGCAACAAAAGCGGAAGCCGACCAAGCTTATCAGGAGAATAAGTTTGCCGATGCGATTGCTGCATACGAAACCATATTGGGCACGGAAGGTGAATCAGCTGACATCTACTATAATTTAGGTAATTGCTACTACAAAACGAAGAATATCGCTAAGGCGGTCTTGAATTATGAGCGTGCATTGCTTCTGAATCCGGGCGATGCCGATATCCGTTTTAATTTAGAACTGGCAAGAAGCAAGACGGTTGATCAGATTACTCCTGCCAGCGAAGTCTTTATCGTGGCATGGATGAAAAATATTACAAATCTGATGAGCGAGAAAGAGTGGGGGGTAACAGCGCTTGTTTCCTTTTTGCTTTTATTGTTAGGCCTGGCACTGTATATCTTCGGAAATCGCATTGTACTGAAGAAAGTCGGGTTTGTGGGCGCTATTGTTTTTCTGATAATGTGTGTCAGCGCCAATTTGTTTGCACGTGGACAGAAAAATAAAATTGTCAATCGTACGGGAGCTATTGTCATGTCACCCACTATTACCGTTAAAAGTACGCCCAATGAAAGTGGTACAGATTTGTTTGTGCTCCATGAAGGGACAAAAATTTACATACAAGATAATTCTATGAAAGGTTGGAAAGAAATCCGGCTTGAAGATGGAAAAGAGGGATGGCTTCCGGCATCTGCCATTGAAGTAATATAA
- a CDS encoding HU family DNA-binding protein, whose protein sequence is MNDQITLQELIELLAQHHQIEHTDAEKFGRTFFALIGEALATDKYVKVKGLGTFKLIDADVCENMGTDAEERIGMQNHLRISFTPDATIRDAVNKPFNHFETVLLNESTCYDDMQEAPAPQDSFTEDTSDEELGMQSDIAARHEAFIKEEPSVNKGTILESNQEKKNVYLHLPWCLITFVLLAGILIGIGVAWIILSGRQYVPESVVRTIIEQEKSAGADTLSAVAITDTLQVSSTGQEGETALPVILSDTVRYDMQGTLTTHVLRRGESLARLAEHYYGNRNLWTYLARYNRNRIKDANDIPIGTLICIPKLVPKE, encoded by the coding sequence ATGAATGACCAGATTACTTTACAAGAATTAATCGAGTTGTTGGCACAGCATCATCAAATAGAACATACAGATGCAGAAAAATTTGGCCGGACTTTCTTTGCCTTGATTGGAGAAGCGCTTGCAACTGACAAATATGTAAAAGTCAAAGGGCTAGGAACTTTTAAGCTTATTGATGCAGATGTTTGCGAAAATATGGGCACTGATGCGGAAGAACGCATTGGGATGCAAAATCATTTGCGGATTTCGTTTACTCCTGACGCAACTATACGCGACGCAGTGAATAAGCCATTCAATCATTTTGAAACAGTTTTGCTGAATGAATCAACGTGTTATGATGATATGCAAGAAGCGCCTGCCCCACAAGATTCTTTTACGGAAGACACTTCGGACGAAGAGTTAGGAATGCAATCTGATATAGCTGCCAGACATGAAGCTTTCATAAAAGAAGAGCCGTCGGTAAATAAAGGAACGATTTTAGAAAGTAATCAAGAAAAGAAAAATGTGTATTTGCATTTGCCTTGGTGCTTGATAACTTTTGTGTTGTTAGCAGGTATATTGATTGGTATAGGAGTCGCATGGATTATACTATCCGGTAGGCAATATGTACCGGAATCGGTTGTTCGGACTATAATAGAACAAGAAAAGAGTGCGGGAGCCGATACGTTATCGGCCGTTGCAATAACAGATACCCTTCAAGTGTCATCTACGGGACAAGAAGGGGAAACCGCTTTACCTGTCATTCTGTCTGATACGGTTCGTTATGACATGCAGGGAACGCTTACTACACATGTGCTTCGGCGTGGGGAAAGCCTGGCACGTTTGGCTGAACACTATTATGGGAATCGAAATTTGTGGACTTATTTGGCGCGTTATAACCGAAATAGAATAAAAGATGCGAACGATATACCAATAGGAACGTTGATATGCATTCCGAAACTGGTTCCAAAAGAATAG
- a CDS encoding DUF58 domain-containing protein produces METSELLKRVRQIEIKTHGLSSNIFAGQYHSAFKGRGMAFSEVREYQFGDDVRDIDWNVTARFDKPFVKVFEEERELTVMLLVDVSNSLDFGTVKQLKKDMVTEIAATLAFSAIQNNDKIGVIFFSDRIEKFIPPKKGRKHILYIIRELLDFQPTSTRTDIQCAIEYLTNVLKKRCTAFMLSDFIDDHDFQNALTIANRKHDVVAVQVYDRRMEELPNIGLMKVRDAETGHEQWIDTSSKSLQKAHQAWWKGRQQKLNDIFTHSNVDSVSVRTDQDYVKALLNLFAKRN; encoded by the coding sequence ATGGAAACAAGTGAACTATTAAAACGAGTGCGTCAGATTGAAATTAAGACTCACGGGCTTTCAAGCAATATATTTGCCGGGCAATACCATTCCGCTTTCAAAGGGAGGGGTATGGCGTTTTCGGAAGTCCGTGAATATCAATTTGGAGATGACGTGCGCGATATCGACTGGAATGTGACAGCCCGCTTTGACAAGCCATTTGTAAAAGTGTTTGAAGAGGAACGTGAGTTGACCGTCATGTTGTTGGTTGATGTATCAAACAGTCTGGATTTCGGTACCGTAAAACAATTAAAGAAAGATATGGTGACGGAAATAGCTGCGACATTGGCTTTTTCGGCTATCCAGAATAATGATAAGATAGGTGTAATCTTTTTTTCAGACCGGATTGAGAAATTCATTCCGCCTAAGAAAGGACGCAAGCATATTTTGTATATTATTCGAGAATTGCTTGATTTCCAGCCTACAAGTACACGTACAGACATTCAGTGTGCCATTGAATATTTGACGAATGTATTAAAGAAACGTTGCACCGCATTTATGCTGAGTGATTTTATTGATGATCATGATTTTCAGAATGCGTTAACCATAGCCAATCGTAAGCATGATGTTGTGGCAGTACAAGTGTATGACCGCCGTATGGAAGAGTTGCCCAACATAGGTTTAATGAAAGTACGTGATGCCGAGACTGGTCATGAACAATGGATTGATACCTCATCCAAGTCATTGCAAAAAGCGCATCAGGCATGGTGGAAAGGACGTCAGCAGAAATTGAATGATATATTTACCCATAGTAATGTTGATTCTGTCTCCGTCCGTACAGACCAGGATTATGTAAAAGCATTGCTTAATTTATTTGCAAAACGAAACTGA
- a CDS encoding tetratricopeptide repeat protein, translating into MLRKGFVILGLFLVSAMAYGQKNERDYLRSGNKLYKDSTFVKAEVDYRKALELEPKSTDAIYNLGNSLLMQQKAKEAMEQYEKASHLEKDKMKLAQIYHNMGVILQSSKQLPQCIEAYKEALRNNPKDDETRYNLALAQKQLKDQQQQQQNQDQQQEQKQDQKQDKKEQNKDQQDQKKQEQQQNQQQQQQNQMSKDNAEQLLRAAMQDEKNVQDKVKKGIRVEGRKLEKDW; encoded by the coding sequence ATGTTACGAAAGGGATTTGTCATATTAGGGCTTTTCTTGGTTTCAGCCATGGCGTATGGGCAAAAAAATGAACGCGATTATTTGCGTAGCGGAAACAAGTTGTATAAGGACAGTACATTTGTGAAAGCGGAAGTAGACTATCGTAAAGCTTTGGAATTGGAACCAAAATCAACTGATGCCATTTATAATTTAGGAAATTCGCTATTGATGCAGCAAAAAGCAAAAGAAGCGATGGAGCAGTATGAAAAGGCATCACATCTGGAAAAGGATAAAATGAAATTGGCGCAGATTTATCATAATATGGGAGTGATCCTGCAATCGTCCAAACAATTGCCGCAATGTATAGAAGCATATAAAGAGGCATTGCGAAATAACCCTAAAGATGATGAAACACGCTATAACCTGGCTCTTGCACAAAAGCAATTGAAGGACCAGCAGCAACAGCAGCAAAATCAAGACCAGCAACAGGAACAGAAACAAGACCAAAAGCAAGACAAGAAAGAGCAGAATAAAGACCAACAAGACCAGAAAAAGCAGGAACAACAACAAAATCAGCAACAGCAGCAACAGAATCAAATGTCAAAAGATAATGCAGAACAACTGTTGAGAGCTGCCATGCAAGATGAAAAGAATGTACAGGATAAAGTGAAGAAAGGCATTCGTGTAGAAGGCCGCAAGTTGGAGAAGGATTGGTAA
- a CDS encoding AAA family ATPase produces the protein MAEAIDIRALNEQIERESAFVTNLMTGMDQVIVGQKHLVESLLIGLLSDGHILLEGVPGLAKTLAIKTLASLIDSKYSRVQFTPDLLPADILGTMIYSQKEERFVTNKGPIFANFILADEINRAPAKVQSALLEAMQERQVTLGKETFDLPSPFLVMATQNPIEQEGTYPLPEAQVDRFMLKVIIDYPKLEEEKKIIRQNISGEKTEVRPILRAEDIIEARKVVRQVYLDEKIEQYIADIVFATRYPEKYDLKDLKGLIGFGGSPRASINLALAARSFAFIKRRGYVIPEDVRAIAHDVLRHRIGLTYEAEATNVTSDEIVSKILNKVEVP, from the coding sequence ATGGCTGAAGCTATTGACATTCGTGCATTGAATGAACAAATTGAACGTGAAAGTGCGTTTGTAACAAACCTGATGACGGGGATGGATCAGGTAATTGTTGGACAGAAACATCTGGTAGAATCATTATTAATCGGTTTGTTGTCGGACGGGCATATTTTATTGGAAGGTGTACCCGGATTGGCAAAGACTTTAGCAATAAAAACACTTGCTTCGCTGATTGACTCCAAATATAGCCGTGTCCAATTTACTCCGGACTTGTTGCCTGCCGATATTCTCGGAACGATGATTTATAGTCAGAAAGAAGAACGGTTTGTGACAAATAAAGGACCTATTTTCGCTAATTTTATTTTGGCTGATGAAATAAACCGTGCACCGGCAAAAGTGCAGAGTGCTTTGCTGGAAGCAATGCAAGAGCGCCAGGTGACGTTGGGTAAAGAAACATTCGACCTCCCTTCTCCTTTTCTGGTTATGGCAACACAGAACCCTATCGAACAAGAAGGAACTTATCCGCTTCCGGAGGCGCAAGTGGACCGTTTTATGTTAAAGGTCATTATTGATTATCCGAAGCTGGAAGAAGAAAAGAAGATTATCCGTCAGAACATCTCAGGCGAAAAAACAGAAGTTCGTCCCATCCTTCGTGCAGAAGATATTATTGAAGCTCGGAAAGTAGTGCGTCAGGTATATTTGGATGAGAAAATTGAACAATATATAGCCGATATCGTTTTTGCGACCCGTTACCCGGAAAAATACGATTTAAAAGACTTGAAAGGGTTGATCGGCTTCGGAGGCTCTCCGCGTGCATCTATTAATTTGGCATTGGCTGCACGCAGCTTTGCATTTATTAAACGTCGTGGTTATGTAATTCCGGAAGATGTACGTGCTATTGCACATGACGTATTGCGCCATCGTATCGGACTGACTTATGAAGCAGAAGCGACCAACGTTACATCTGACGAAATTGTAAGCAAGATTTTGAATAAAGTGGAAGTGCCCTAA
- a CDS encoding phosphatase PAP2 family protein has product MDIQQLIEIDRDLLLKWNGSGSLFWDGFMWIVSDTKTWIFAAAMLLYIIFKNTKWTHGMLIIVMLALTVTLADQFASGLCKPFFERFRPTQDPELMYLVDVVNGYRGGRYGFMSSHAANTFAFALFISLLIRNGWLTCILFLWAAIPSFSRIYLGVHYPGDVLCGAVSGCVMAVLVYWLYHAIKKKYFECPQYISGQYTSSGFAIADIHLFYSVLLLTCLYIVVAGMMVSKYLHF; this is encoded by the coding sequence ATGGATATACAGCAATTAATAGAAATAGACCGTGACTTGTTATTGAAATGGAACGGAAGCGGCTCGCTGTTTTGGGATGGATTTATGTGGATTGTGTCTGATACCAAGACATGGATATTTGCCGCTGCTATGTTGCTGTATATCATATTCAAAAATACAAAATGGACGCATGGCATGCTTATCATAGTCATGCTGGCGTTAACTGTCACGTTGGCAGATCAGTTCGCTTCAGGTTTATGTAAACCTTTTTTTGAACGGTTCCGTCCTACACAAGACCCGGAGCTGATGTATTTGGTAGATGTGGTCAACGGGTATAGAGGGGGGCGTTACGGGTTTATGTCCAGTCATGCAGCCAATACGTTTGCTTTTGCATTGTTTATTTCTTTATTGATACGCAATGGATGGCTGACCTGTATTTTGTTTCTTTGGGCGGCAATACCTTCTTTTTCCCGTATTTATTTAGGTGTACATTATCCGGGAGATGTGTTGTGTGGAGCTGTGTCCGGATGTGTTATGGCTGTATTGGTTTATTGGCTGTATCATGCAATCAAAAAGAAATATTTCGAATGTCCTCAGTATATTTCCGGACAATATACATCAAGCGGGTTTGCAATAGCTGACATACACCTTTTCTATAGTGTTTTGCTTCTGACTTGTTTATACATTGTCGTTGCTGGAATGATGGTGTCTAAATACCTGCATTTTTAA
- a CDS encoding vWA domain-containing protein, with amino-acid sequence MIFANIEYLFLLLLLIPYIVWYFMRRKKTEPTMQVSTTRMYMNAPQSWKVYLLHAPFLLRIVTFIMIVLVLARPQTTDNWQNTEIEGIDIMLAVDVSTSMLAEDLKPNRLEAAKQVAAQFINGRPNDNIGLTIFAGEAFTQCPLTIDHGVLLNLFGSIKGDIAQRGLIEDGTAIGMGLANSISRLKDSKAKSKVIILLTDGSNNRGDISPLTAAEIAKQFGIRVYTIGVGTNGTAPYPMPTYAGVQYVNVPVEIDEQTLIQIASTTNGNYFRATSNSKLKEVYEEIDKLEKTKLNVKEFSKREEAYTPFALVAFLCILLELVLRNTILKKIP; translated from the coding sequence ATGATTTTTGCAAATATTGAATATCTGTTTTTATTGCTTTTGCTGATACCTTATATCGTATGGTATTTTATGCGAAGAAAAAAGACAGAGCCTACCATGCAGGTTTCAACAACCCGCATGTATATGAATGCTCCGCAAAGTTGGAAGGTATATTTGCTTCATGCGCCTTTCTTGCTGCGCATCGTAACTTTTATAATGATTGTATTGGTATTGGCTCGTCCGCAAACTACTGATAATTGGCAAAATACGGAAATTGAAGGCATTGATATCATGTTGGCTGTCGATGTTTCTACCAGTATGCTTGCCGAAGATTTGAAGCCCAATCGTTTGGAAGCGGCAAAACAAGTGGCAGCACAGTTTATTAACGGACGCCCTAATGACAATATCGGACTGACTATTTTTGCGGGGGAAGCTTTTACACAATGCCCGTTGACTATCGATCACGGTGTCTTGTTGAATTTGTTTGGCAGCATAAAGGGAGACATCGCTCAACGGGGACTGATAGAAGACGGAACGGCAATCGGTATGGGGTTGGCGAATTCCATCAGCCGCCTGAAAGACAGCAAGGCTAAATCAAAAGTCATAATTTTATTGACTGACGGAAGTAATAACCGAGGAGACATTTCCCCCCTTACAGCAGCCGAAATAGCCAAGCAGTTTGGCATACGTGTTTATACGATTGGAGTTGGGACAAATGGGACTGCTCCTTATCCGATGCCTACGTATGCAGGCGTTCAATATGTAAATGTACCTGTGGAAATCGATGAACAGACCTTGATTCAAATTGCCAGTACAACGAATGGAAACTATTTTCGTGCGACAAGCAATTCGAAGTTGAAAGAAGTCTATGAGGAAATCGATAAGCTGGAGAAGACAAAATTAAACGTAAAGGAGTTCAGTAAACGTGAAGAGGCTTATACACCGTTTGCCTTAGTGGCATTTTTGTGTATCTTGCTGGAACTTGTTTTGCGTAATACTATATTAAAGAAAATACCTTAA
- a CDS encoding BatD family protein yields MRQLIFFLLLAITVLPIQAKNDVTLVAEAPDVVVSGDQFRLTFTVNTQKGKDFLAPSISGFDVLMGPSRSQQSSTQIINGKVSSSSAITYTYILMAGKEGTYTIPAASIEVDGKKIFSNALTIKVLPPDQSAGNQQSGQGQSNSSRGQIAGGKISDKDLFITATAAKTTVYEQEAILLTYKVYTLVNLRQLYGKMPDLKGFHTQEIELPQQKTFSLEHYNGRNYNTTIWSQYVLFPQQTGKLEIPSITFEGIVAQQTISDDPFDAFFNGGGYIEVKKKIVTPKVTINVKPLPAKPDNFSGGVGEFTLSSSINAKEVKTNDAVTIKLTIKGAGNMKLINTPEVKFPEDFEIYDPKVTNNFDVSRAGLSGTQTIEYLAIPRHAGDFTIPQVEFTYFDLKSQAYKTLKTEEYHLKVAKGKGNADQVIADFTNKENVKVLGQDVRFIKLGDTELLPKGKVFFGTTGYWLGYIIPFIIFVVLVIFFRKQAAENANIAKVKTKKANKVATKRMKLAGKLLAENKKNEFYDEVLKALWGYISDKLSIPVSQLSKDNIEAELMRYGVSDEVTKTFIDALNECEFARYAPGNENEAMDKVYAASVEAISKMENSIKH; encoded by the coding sequence ATGAGACAATTGATTTTCTTTCTATTGTTAGCCATAACTGTTTTGCCAATACAAGCAAAAAATGATGTTACGCTGGTTGCTGAAGCTCCAGATGTAGTGGTAAGCGGTGATCAGTTCCGGCTGACTTTTACAGTCAATACGCAAAAGGGGAAAGACTTTTTGGCTCCTTCCATCAGTGGATTTGATGTGCTGATGGGACCGAGCCGCTCACAACAGAGCAGTACACAAATCATTAATGGCAAAGTATCTTCAAGCAGTGCCATTACTTATACCTATATATTGATGGCTGGGAAGGAAGGGACGTATACCATTCCGGCTGCCAGTATTGAAGTAGACGGTAAGAAAATATTTTCGAATGCGCTTACGATTAAAGTGCTTCCTCCCGATCAGTCGGCTGGCAATCAGCAGTCAGGGCAGGGCCAGAGTAATTCTTCACGTGGGCAAATAGCTGGAGGCAAGATTAGTGATAAGGATTTGTTTATTACGGCTACTGCTGCCAAGACCACAGTCTATGAACAAGAAGCTATCCTATTGACATATAAGGTGTATACATTGGTAAACTTGCGCCAATTGTACGGGAAAATGCCGGATTTGAAAGGTTTTCATACGCAAGAGATAGAATTGCCGCAACAGAAGACTTTTTCACTGGAGCATTACAACGGACGTAATTATAATACTACGATATGGAGTCAATACGTTCTTTTCCCTCAACAGACGGGTAAGTTAGAGATACCTTCCATTACATTTGAAGGAATTGTGGCGCAGCAAACTATTTCAGATGACCCGTTTGATGCATTTTTCAATGGTGGAGGATATATTGAAGTCAAGAAAAAAATCGTTACTCCGAAAGTAACCATCAATGTCAAGCCGCTTCCTGCCAAACCAGATAATTTTTCTGGAGGTGTAGGCGAGTTTACCCTTTCGTCATCCATTAACGCGAAAGAAGTAAAGACGAATGATGCCGTAACCATTAAGCTGACAATCAAAGGGGCAGGAAATATGAAATTGATTAACACCCCGGAAGTGAAGTTCCCTGAAGACTTTGAAATATATGACCCGAAAGTGACAAACAACTTTGACGTATCGCGCGCAGGATTGTCTGGGACACAAACAATTGAGTATTTGGCTATTCCCCGCCATGCCGGAGATTTTACTATCCCGCAGGTAGAGTTCACTTACTTTGATTTGAAAAGCCAGGCGTATAAGACGCTGAAGACAGAAGAATATCATTTGAAAGTCGCAAAAGGCAAGGGTAATGCCGATCAGGTAATAGCAGATTTTACCAATAAGGAAAATGTAAAAGTATTAGGGCAAGATGTACGCTTTATTAAGTTGGGCGATACGGAATTGCTCCCGAAAGGCAAAGTGTTCTTTGGTACCACAGGGTATTGGTTAGGATATATAATTCCGTTCATCATATTTGTTGTTCTGGTTATCTTCTTCCGTAAACAAGCTGCTGAGAATGCGAATATAGCGAAAGTGAAGACCAAAAAAGCCAATAAAGTAGCGACAAAACGTATGAAATTGGCTGGCAAATTATTAGCGGAGAACAAGAAAAATGAGTTTTATGATGAAGTGTTGAAAGCCTTGTGGGGATACATTAGCGATAAATTGAGTATACCGGTTTCACAACTGTCAAAGGACAATATTGAAGCTGAACTTATGCGGTATGGTGTGTCAGATGAGGTGACAAAAACGTTCATAGATGCCCTTAATGAGTGTGAGTTTGCCCGTTATGCACCGGGAAATGAAAATGAGGCAATGGATAAAGTTTATGCGGCCTCAGTGGAAGCTATCAGCAAGATGGAAAATAGTATCAAACATTAA
- a CDS encoding BatD family protein — protein sequence MKHTLLYIALLILLVIPRANAQVTVDASIDSLQLLIGEQAKIKLQVSMNANQKLQLPLLRDTLVTGVEVLDVAKPDTQLLNDNKRWLISQEYTITSFDSALYYLPPFEVRVDNQAYRSKALALKVYSIPVDTLHPDQFFGPKDIREVPITWEDVAPLVYSAIIMLILGALAVFFIIRFRDNKPIIKIIKIEPKLPPHQVAMKKIEEIKADKQVQREDPKLYYTALTEAIRTYIKDRFGFNAMEMTSSEIIDRLLEEKDPQSISDLKLLFETADLVKFAKHAPMMNENDMNLVNAVDFINQTKVEEDPNVKKEPTEIRVEEKRSKQGRIALLCSIAVASIGTLVCLYMVIRHIVDLFF from the coding sequence ATGAAACATACCTTATTATATATAGCGCTATTGATATTGCTTGTCATACCAAGAGCGAATGCACAAGTGACAGTTGATGCCAGTATTGACTCGTTACAGTTGCTGATTGGTGAGCAGGCAAAAATCAAGCTGCAGGTTAGTATGAACGCCAACCAAAAACTGCAGCTTCCGTTGCTTCGTGATACGCTGGTAACAGGGGTGGAAGTGTTGGATGTGGCAAAGCCTGACACTCAATTATTAAACGACAATAAACGCTGGCTCATATCACAAGAATATACCATTACATCATTTGATTCGGCATTGTATTATCTGCCACCGTTTGAGGTACGGGTAGATAATCAGGCTTATCGTTCGAAAGCTTTGGCTTTGAAGGTTTATTCTATTCCTGTTGATACCTTACATCCCGACCAGTTCTTTGGACCTAAAGATATACGTGAAGTGCCTATCACCTGGGAGGATGTGGCTCCTTTAGTTTATTCGGCTATTATCATGTTGATATTGGGTGCATTGGCTGTATTTTTCATTATCCGCTTCCGCGACAACAAGCCGATAATTAAGATTATCAAGATAGAGCCTAAATTGCCCCCGCATCAAGTTGCAATGAAGAAGATTGAGGAAATAAAAGCCGACAAGCAGGTTCAGCGTGAAGACCCTAAACTGTATTATACAGCATTGACCGAAGCTATCCGCACGTATATTAAGGACCGGTTTGGATTCAATGCGATGGAGATGACATCTTCTGAAATTATAGACCGTTTGCTGGAAGAAAAAGACCCGCAGTCTATTAGCGATTTAAAACTGTTATTTGAAACAGCCGATTTGGTGAAATTTGCCAAGCATGCTCCGATGATGAATGAAAATGACATGAATTTGGTGAATGCCGTTGATTTCATTAATCAGACTAAAGTAGAGGAAGACCCGAATGTAAAGAAAGAGCCGACAGAAATCCGTGTGGAGGAGAAGCGTTCCAAGCAAGGGCGTATCGCTTTGTTGTGTAGCATAGCAGTGGCAAGTATAGGCACTTTGGTTTGCTTGTATATGGTAATCCGTCATATAGTCGACTTGTTCTTTTAA
- a CDS encoding HU family DNA-binding protein: MNNKELTNELARRLGYENQDAAQLVNSMVTMMSEQLQEGKTLVLADFGTFEVKKELERIEVNPLTKQRFLVPPKLVLTFKPAAAFKEKLKNTRAIHE; this comes from the coding sequence ATGAATAATAAAGAATTAACAAATGAATTAGCCCGGCGTTTAGGATATGAAAATCAAGATGCGGCGCAGCTTGTCAATTCAATGGTTACGATGATGAGCGAACAACTGCAAGAAGGGAAAACATTGGTTCTTGCCGATTTCGGAACATTTGAGGTAAAAAAGGAATTAGAGCGCATAGAAGTCAATCCATTGACAAAACAACGGTTCTTGGTTCCCCCCAAATTAGTTTTAACCTTTAAACCTGCTGCTGCATTTAAGGAAAAATTAAAAAATACACGCGCTATCCATGAATGA